Proteins encoded within one genomic window of Dromaius novaehollandiae isolate bDroNov1 chromosome 7, bDroNov1.hap1, whole genome shotgun sequence:
- the ZC3H15 gene encoding zinc finger CCCH domain-containing protein 15, with protein MPPKKQQQPAGGSKKADQKKKEKIIEDKTFGLKNKKGAKQQKFIKAVTHQVKFGQQNPRQAAQTESEKKLKKEDKKKELQELNELFKPVVAAQKISKGADPKSVVCAFFKQGQCTKGDKCKFSHDLSLERKCEKRSVYIDARDEDLEKDTMDNWDEKKLEEVVNKKHGEAEKKKPKTQIVCKYFLDAIENNKYGWFWVCPGGGDNCMYRHALPPGFVLKKDKKKEEKQDEISLEDLIEKERAALGPNVTKITLECFIAWKRRKRQEKIDKAEQDMERRKADFKAGKALVISGREVFEFRPELVDADDEEADDTHYTQGAGEDDEVEDPVCINDVDLSLYVPKAVDETGITVASPERFSTYSSIEKDDNKLSEASGGEINNSEQNDLEEDNDGDGELENGVIDAVPVDENLFTGEDLDELEEELNTLDLEE; from the exons ATGCCccccaagaagcagcagcagccggcGGGGGGCAGCAAGAAGGCGGAccagaagaagaaggagaagatcATCGAG GACAAAACATTTGGCCTGAAGAATAAAAAAGGtgcaaaacaacagaaatttATCAAGGCCGTGACTCACCAGGTTAAATTTGGTCAGCAAAATCCACGTCAG GCTGCTcagacagaaagtgaaaaaaaattaaaaaaagaagacaagaaaaaagaattacaagAATTAAATGAACTCTTCAAGCCTGTGGTTGCTGCACAGAAAATTAGCAAAG GTGCTGACCCCAAATCTGTGGTTTGTGCATTCTTCAAGCAAGGGCAGTGCACTAAAGGAGACAAATGCAAGTTTTCTCATGATTTGTCCTTGGAAAGGAAGTGTGAAAAACGAAGTGTCTACATTGATGCAAGAGATGAAGACCTGGAAAAAG ATACAATGGATAACTGGGATGAAAAGAAGCTAGAAGAGGTGGTGAACAAGAAGCACGGTGAGGccgaaaagaaaaaacccaaaactcaaata GTCTGCAAGTATTTTCTTGATGCTATCGAAAACAACAAATACGGATGGTTTTGGGTCTGTCCAGGGGGAGGAGACAACTGCATGTATCGCCATGCTCTTCCTCCaggttttgtattaaaaaaagacaaaaagaaggagGAGAAGCAAGATGAAATTTCTTTAGAAGATCTAATAGAAAAAGAG CGTGCTGCCTTAGGACCAAATGTTACCAAAATCACTCTAGAGTGTTTTATTgcatggaagagaagaaaaagacaagaaaaaattGATAAGGCTGAGCAAGAtatggaaagaaggaaagcagatttTAAAGCTGGCAAAGCACTGGTG ATTAGTGGACGTGAAGTATTTGAGTTCCGACCTGAGCTGGTTGATGCAGATGATGAAGAAGCAGATGACACCCATTATACTCAAGGAGCGGGAGAGGATGATGAG GTGGAAGACCCTGTGTGCATAAATGATGTGGATTTGAGCCTGTATGTCCCAAAAGCTGTGGATGAGACTGGTATTACTGTGGCTAGTCCAGAGCGATTCAGCACATACAGTTCAATAGAAAAAGACG ataataAATTAAGTGAAGCTTCTGGTGGTGAGATAAACAACAGTGAGCAAAACGATTTAGAGGAAGATAATGATGGAGATGGGGAACTGGAAAATGGAGTTATCGATGCAGTTCCAGTTGATGAAAATCTCTTTACTGGCGAGGACTTGGATGAACTAGAGGAAGAACTAAACACTCTTGATTTAGAAGAATGA